A single region of the Salvia miltiorrhiza cultivar Shanhuang (shh) chromosome 8, IMPLAD_Smil_shh, whole genome shotgun sequence genome encodes:
- the LOC131000473 gene encoding zinc finger protein GAI-ASSOCIATED FACTOR 1-like: MSNITGDEGSFSSGEVQQQQEKQSNAAAAAASTTSNGSSGSHKQLQPAPKKKRNLPGTPDPTAEVVALSPTTLMATNRFVCEICNKGFQRDQNLQLHRRGHNLPWKLRQRTTTEVKKRVYICPEPTCVHHNPGRALGDLTGIKKHYSRKHGEKKWKCDKCSKKYAVQSDWKAHQKTCGTREYKCDCGTIFSRRDSFITHRAFCDALAEENNKVNQGIMGSLGPNLSAQLPDLMSTMPISSNTNTNTSMAMSGFSNPLKSLPQDLLPIPFKPMNMAAGTGMFSSASGNLFGSPRNMPSSSSGLQLSSNSSPTGYNYHQDSKNLGQIFGSAQMSATALLQKAAQMGATATNSPMMQKNFVSTMAAGPAARPGPYENFHGEQFNGGFAAQLMQKGPQELFEGGADMVMYGGMLMDQNINPGGGGGGGGGFLKNMVEGSGVEMNGNDMTTVDFLGVGGSRVAHDQINQQRMQVMQSNNPFHHHHAESDVDNTF, translated from the exons ATGTCAAACATCACAGGTGATGAAGGGAGCTTCTCTTCTGGAGAAGTCCAACAGCAGCAAGAGAAGCAGTccaacgccgccgccgccgccgcctccactaCCAGTAATGGCTCCTCCGGCTCTCACAAGCAGCTCCAGCCTGCACCTAAGAAGAAGAGAAATCTTCCAGGAACTCCAG ATCCGACGGCGGAAGTGGTGGCGCTGTCTCCGACGACGCTGATGGCGACGAACCGGTTCGTGTGCGAAATCTGCAACAAAGGGTTTCAAAGAGACCAGAATCTGCAGCTGCACAGAAGAGGGCACAATCTGCCATGGAAGCTGAGGCAGAGAACGACGACGGAGGTCAAGAAACGGGTCTACATCTGCCCCGAACCCACCTGCGTCCACCACAACCCGGGTCGGGCCCTCGGCGATCTCACCGGGATCAAGAAGCACTACAGCAGGAAGCATGGCGAGAAGAAGTGGAAATGTGACAAATGTTCCAAGAAATATGCAGTTCAATCCGATTGGAAGGCTCATCAGAAGACTTGTGGCACTAGGGAATATAAGTGTGATTGTGGAACTATTTTCTCAAG GAGAGATAGCTTCATCACTCATAGAGCATTTTGCGATGCACTAGCCGAGGAAAACAACAAGGTGAATCAAGGCATAATGGGGTCATTGGGCCCAAATTTATCGGCCCAACTCCCCGATCTCATGTCCACGATGCCGATAAGCTCGAACACGAACACGAACACGTCCATGGCCATGTCTGGATTCAGCAACCCATTAAAATCCCTCCCCCAAGATCTCCTCCCAATCCCATTCAAGCCCATGAACATGGCCGCCGGCACCGGCATGTTCTCGTCGGCTTCCGGCAACCTATTCGGAAGCCCGCGGAACATGCCCTCGTCGTCGTCCGGGCTCCAGCTGAGCTCCAACTCGAGCCCGACGGGCTACAACTACCACCAAGACAGCAAGAATTTGGGCCAGATCTTCGGGTCGGCCCAAATGTCGGCCACCGCCTTGCTCCAGAAGGCGGCCCAAATGGGAGCAACGGCGACCAACTCCCCGATGATGCAGAAGAACTTCGTGAGCACCATGGCGGCGGGCCCGGCTGCCCGGCCCGGCCCGTACGAGAACTTCCACGGCGAGCAATTCAACGGGGGATTTGCTGCGCAGCTGATGCAGAAGGGCCCGCAAGAGCTCTTCGAGGGCGGCGCGGACATGGTGATGTACGGCGGCATGCTGATGGATCAGAATATTAATCCGGGCGGCGGAGGGGGAGGCGGCGGGGGGTTCTTGAAGAACATGGTGGAAGGGAGCGGTGTTGAGATGAATGGAAACGATATGACGACGGTGGATTTCTTGGGGGTGGGAGGATCAAGGGTGGCGCATGATCAGATCAATCAGCAGAGAATGCAAGTCATGCAGAGTAATAATCCTTTCCATCATCACCATGCAGAATCTGACGTCGATAACACTTTCTGA
- the LOC131000474 gene encoding metal tolerance protein C1 isoform X2: MGFRFLKTLHPASKSCISRLKSSQLCNSEIFRNSCAAANSEFYDRSTFYSENPNLKIFRRWHGGHSHHHHDRRDSHSGKEGEKIFRLGLAADIGLAAGKAFTGYVSGSTAIIADAAHSISDVVLSGVALFSFRAGRAPKDKEHPYGHGKFETLGALGISSVLLLTAGGIAWHAIDVLAVVWSAAPEIINQSLAHNHAHGHQLGGHQHGIDMEHPILALNMTIVSIGVKEGLYWVTKKAGEKTGSGLMKANAWHHRADAISSVVALIGVDLFLGVMELVDAAIPSQQLEPYKQTILGVEGVKGYNHLRGRRAGSNLYLDVDVEVDPFSSVSAAHDIGENVRSQLQLSHPEVAEVFIHIEPATSQIMESGSNHQRSCNSSDHHCNTAPLEPTDVEDTVGEILSSNFSEKMSVQRITRHSLQGQILLQIEVSMPPDTSIRDAVEVAKEAEKKILEVVTSIRHVSIQLQLGSPMPNFPQ, from the exons ATGGGTTTTCGATTCTTAAAAACTCTGCACCCTGCTTCCAAATCATGCATCTCGAGACTCAAATCATCTCAGCTTTGCAACTCCGAGATTTTCAGAAACTCTTGTGCTGCTGCGAATTCTGAATTTTATGATCGCTCAACCTTTTATTCTGAAAACCCAAATCTCAAGATTTTCCGGCGCTGGCATGGAGGCCACTCACACCACCACCACGATCGCCGGGATTCTCATTCCGGAAAAGAGGGCGAGAAAATTTTCCGGCTAGGCCTCGCGGCGGACATCGGATTGGCAGCCGGAAAAGCCTTCACGGGATATGTATCCGGCAGCACCGCGATTATTGCTGATGCTGCTCATTCCATTTCTGATGTG GTATTGAGTGGGGTGGCATTGTTTTCTTTTAGAGCTGGAAGGGCGCCCAAGGATAAAGAACATCCATATG GGCATGGAAAGTTTGAGACGTTAGGAGCCCTTGGAATTTCAAGTGTGCTCTTGTTAACTGCTGGAGGCATTGCTTGGCATGCTATAGATGTGCTGGCG GTTGTATGGTCGGCTGCTCCAGAGATAATTAACCAGTCCTTGGCTCATAACCATGCTCATGGTCACCAGCTTGGTGGACATCAGCATGGAATCGACATGGAGCACCCGATTCTGGCTTTGAATATGACTATAGTCTCCATAGGTGTAAAAGAAGG GCTGTACTGGGTTACTAAGAAAGCAGGCGAAAAGACTGGCAGTGGACTCATGAAAGCTAATGCTTGGCATCATCGTGCAGATGCTATCTCATCAGTAGTTGCCCTCATTGGG GTGGATCTATTCTTGGG TGTTATGGAATTGGTGGATGCTGCTATTCCATCACAACAGCTCGAACCTTATAAACAAACAATACTTGGGGTTGAGGGAGTCAAG GGTTATAATCACCTCAGAGGAAGGCGAGCTGGATCAAATCTGTACCTTGATGTGGATGTTGAG GTTGACCCTTTTTCTAGCGTTAGTGCTGCACATGATATTGGTGAAAATGTTCGCAGTCAGCTTCAGCTGTCCCATCCGGAAGTGGCAGAAGTCTTTATACATATAG AGCCAGCAACTTCACAGATTATGGAAAGTGGTAGTAACCATCAAAGAAGCTGTAACAGCTCAGATCATCATTGCAATACTGCCCCACTAGAGCCCACAGATGTTGAGGACACTGTCGGAGAAATTTTATCATCGAACTTCTCAGAG AAAATGAGTGTCCAACGCATCACACGCCACTCGTTGCAAGGGCAGATTCTTCTCCAAATTGAGGTTTCCATGCCCCCGGACACATCAATCAG GGACGCTGTGGAGGTTGCAAAAGAGGCGGAGAAGAAGATCTTGGAGGTTGTGACGAGCATCAGGCACGTCTCCATTCAGCTGCAACTCGGCAGCCCAATGCCCAACTTCCCACAATGA
- the LOC131000474 gene encoding metal tolerance protein C1 isoform X1, with product MGFRFLKTLHPASKSCISRLKSSQLCNSEIFRNSCAAANSEFYDRSTFYSENPNLKIFRRWHGGHSHHHHDRRDSHSGKEGEKIFRLGLAADIGLAAGKAFTGYVSGSTAIIADAAHSISDVVLSGVALFSFRAGRAPKDKEHPYGHGKFETLGALGISSVLLLTAGGIAWHAIDVLAVVWSAAPEIINQSLAHNHAHGHQLGGHQHGIDMEHPILALNMTIVSIGVKEGLYWVTKKAGEKTGSGLMKANAWHHRADAISSVVALIGVGGSILGVRFLDPLAGLLVSVMIFKAGLESGYQSVMELVDAAIPSQQLEPYKQTILGVEGVKGYNHLRGRRAGSNLYLDVDVEVDPFSSVSAAHDIGENVRSQLQLSHPEVAEVFIHIEPATSQIMESGSNHQRSCNSSDHHCNTAPLEPTDVEDTVGEILSSNFSEKMSVQRITRHSLQGQILLQIEVSMPPDTSIRDAVEVAKEAEKKILEVVTSIRHVSIQLQLGSPMPNFPQ from the exons ATGGGTTTTCGATTCTTAAAAACTCTGCACCCTGCTTCCAAATCATGCATCTCGAGACTCAAATCATCTCAGCTTTGCAACTCCGAGATTTTCAGAAACTCTTGTGCTGCTGCGAATTCTGAATTTTATGATCGCTCAACCTTTTATTCTGAAAACCCAAATCTCAAGATTTTCCGGCGCTGGCATGGAGGCCACTCACACCACCACCACGATCGCCGGGATTCTCATTCCGGAAAAGAGGGCGAGAAAATTTTCCGGCTAGGCCTCGCGGCGGACATCGGATTGGCAGCCGGAAAAGCCTTCACGGGATATGTATCCGGCAGCACCGCGATTATTGCTGATGCTGCTCATTCCATTTCTGATGTG GTATTGAGTGGGGTGGCATTGTTTTCTTTTAGAGCTGGAAGGGCGCCCAAGGATAAAGAACATCCATATG GGCATGGAAAGTTTGAGACGTTAGGAGCCCTTGGAATTTCAAGTGTGCTCTTGTTAACTGCTGGAGGCATTGCTTGGCATGCTATAGATGTGCTGGCG GTTGTATGGTCGGCTGCTCCAGAGATAATTAACCAGTCCTTGGCTCATAACCATGCTCATGGTCACCAGCTTGGTGGACATCAGCATGGAATCGACATGGAGCACCCGATTCTGGCTTTGAATATGACTATAGTCTCCATAGGTGTAAAAGAAGG GCTGTACTGGGTTACTAAGAAAGCAGGCGAAAAGACTGGCAGTGGACTCATGAAAGCTAATGCTTGGCATCATCGTGCAGATGCTATCTCATCAGTAGTTGCCCTCATTGGGGTTG GTGGATCTATTCTTGGGGTGAGGTTTCTTGATCCTCTTGCTGGACTTCTTGTTTCTGTGATGATTTTTAAAGCAGGACTTGAAAGTGGTTACCAAAG TGTTATGGAATTGGTGGATGCTGCTATTCCATCACAACAGCTCGAACCTTATAAACAAACAATACTTGGGGTTGAGGGAGTCAAG GGTTATAATCACCTCAGAGGAAGGCGAGCTGGATCAAATCTGTACCTTGATGTGGATGTTGAG GTTGACCCTTTTTCTAGCGTTAGTGCTGCACATGATATTGGTGAAAATGTTCGCAGTCAGCTTCAGCTGTCCCATCCGGAAGTGGCAGAAGTCTTTATACATATAG AGCCAGCAACTTCACAGATTATGGAAAGTGGTAGTAACCATCAAAGAAGCTGTAACAGCTCAGATCATCATTGCAATACTGCCCCACTAGAGCCCACAGATGTTGAGGACACTGTCGGAGAAATTTTATCATCGAACTTCTCAGAG AAAATGAGTGTCCAACGCATCACACGCCACTCGTTGCAAGGGCAGATTCTTCTCCAAATTGAGGTTTCCATGCCCCCGGACACATCAATCAG GGACGCTGTGGAGGTTGCAAAAGAGGCGGAGAAGAAGATCTTGGAGGTTGTGACGAGCATCAGGCACGTCTCCATTCAGCTGCAACTCGGCAGCCCAATGCCCAACTTCCCACAATGA
- the LOC131000474 gene encoding metal tolerance protein C1 isoform X3 yields the protein MKEQFRVAGHGKFETLGALGISSVLLLTAGGIAWHAIDVLAVVWSAAPEIINQSLAHNHAHGHQLGGHQHGIDMEHPILALNMTIVSIGVKEGLYWVTKKAGEKTGSGLMKANAWHHRADAISSVVALIGVGGSILGVRFLDPLAGLLVSVMIFKAGLESGYQSVMELVDAAIPSQQLEPYKQTILGVEGVKGYNHLRGRRAGSNLYLDVDVEVDPFSSVSAAHDIGENVRSQLQLSHPEVAEVFIHIEPATSQIMESGSNHQRSCNSSDHHCNTAPLEPTDVEDTVGEILSSNFSEKMSVQRITRHSLQGQILLQIEVSMPPDTSIRDAVEVAKEAEKKILEVVTSIRHVSIQLQLGSPMPNFPQ from the exons ATGAAAGAGCAATTTAGAGTGGCAG GGCATGGAAAGTTTGAGACGTTAGGAGCCCTTGGAATTTCAAGTGTGCTCTTGTTAACTGCTGGAGGCATTGCTTGGCATGCTATAGATGTGCTGGCG GTTGTATGGTCGGCTGCTCCAGAGATAATTAACCAGTCCTTGGCTCATAACCATGCTCATGGTCACCAGCTTGGTGGACATCAGCATGGAATCGACATGGAGCACCCGATTCTGGCTTTGAATATGACTATAGTCTCCATAGGTGTAAAAGAAGG GCTGTACTGGGTTACTAAGAAAGCAGGCGAAAAGACTGGCAGTGGACTCATGAAAGCTAATGCTTGGCATCATCGTGCAGATGCTATCTCATCAGTAGTTGCCCTCATTGGGGTTG GTGGATCTATTCTTGGGGTGAGGTTTCTTGATCCTCTTGCTGGACTTCTTGTTTCTGTGATGATTTTTAAAGCAGGACTTGAAAGTGGTTACCAAAG TGTTATGGAATTGGTGGATGCTGCTATTCCATCACAACAGCTCGAACCTTATAAACAAACAATACTTGGGGTTGAGGGAGTCAAG GGTTATAATCACCTCAGAGGAAGGCGAGCTGGATCAAATCTGTACCTTGATGTGGATGTTGAG GTTGACCCTTTTTCTAGCGTTAGTGCTGCACATGATATTGGTGAAAATGTTCGCAGTCAGCTTCAGCTGTCCCATCCGGAAGTGGCAGAAGTCTTTATACATATAG AGCCAGCAACTTCACAGATTATGGAAAGTGGTAGTAACCATCAAAGAAGCTGTAACAGCTCAGATCATCATTGCAATACTGCCCCACTAGAGCCCACAGATGTTGAGGACACTGTCGGAGAAATTTTATCATCGAACTTCTCAGAG AAAATGAGTGTCCAACGCATCACACGCCACTCGTTGCAAGGGCAGATTCTTCTCCAAATTGAGGTTTCCATGCCCCCGGACACATCAATCAG GGACGCTGTGGAGGTTGCAAAAGAGGCGGAGAAGAAGATCTTGGAGGTTGTGACGAGCATCAGGCACGTCTCCATTCAGCTGCAACTCGGCAGCCCAATGCCCAACTTCCCACAATGA
- the LOC131000476 gene encoding LOW QUALITY PROTEIN: homeobox protein LUMINIDEPENDENS (The sequence of the model RefSeq protein was modified relative to this genomic sequence to represent the inferred CDS: inserted 2 bases in 1 codon; deleted 2 bases in 2 codons) has translation MELSKDTQLMEVAASQATTSYQILLDEQKDLFQNQIEKLQQIVATQCKLTGVNPLSQEMAASALSIKIGKRPRDLLNPKAVKYMQLVFSMKDAISKRETREISAQFGVTVTQVRDFFAGQRTRVRKFVRLSREKANTTACDLMHDGITSTSNLDMPAEPIPLATVAEPIPLATVAEPIPLVTVVPTSIDEGPSSSKRHEDLPGLADSEKHFVDNIFGLMRKEESFSGQVKLIRWILRITNPSVLNWFLSEGGLMILATWLSEAAKEEQTSVLSVILKLLDYLPVSKALPGHMSAILQSVNRLRFYRVTDISNRARSMLSKWSKRLGKNLSSKKSNGLKSASDLQDEMLLKQSISEVMGNESWDLKKENTEDALRFMCENPDSPRKLDTAQPLKMLTAPGDDSNKRRGVFPPQTRERRKVQLVEHPDQRVAARSPQVARSMTATQSRPLSADDIQKAKMRAHFMQNKYGKTITSDEKIKSESEKRKSESESKLTTASPNASLVTLVSKANVQNECEEQTKVDDSLSELSNPHETSSKLEEPPWKKYKRIQIPWKMPPEVKIDETWSVGEGANSKEVEVQKNRIRREREVVYRTIQEIPSNPREPWDREMDCDDSLTPEIPIEQLPDVEALEAPADDPNHSNETVAPXASSESIHEPDFELLAELLKNPELVFALTSGQAGNLSSDETVKLLDRIKTNGVSSLANLAGNANNKVEVSLPSPTPTSDPVPNGVKPDFSRNPFSRQQGLANGNAYEVSLQQGMVRSQIPATTMLTPQPSAYAHKVVPPPASVQLPEQWQAHTNPQMHHLNRHNSSNAQHFTSEMANLNRARGASPSAVWGDSLGPVSVSHATEFFFGSKTGF, from the exons ATGGAGTTATCGAAAGATACTCAACTGATGGAAGTGGCGGCGTCCCAAGCGACGACGTCGTATCAGATCTTGTTGGATGAGCAGAAGGATCTTTTTCAGAATCAGATCGAGAAGCTGCAACAGATTGTCGCCACCCAATGCAAACTGACCGGCGTCAATCCCCTTTCTCAGGAGATG GCTGCTAGTGCTTTGTCCATTAAAATTG GAAAGAGACCTAGGGATTTGCTGAATCCCAAGGCCGTAAAGTACATGCAACTCGTGTTCTCCATGAAAGATGCAATTAGCAAGCGGGAGACTCGGGAGATAAGTGCTCAGTTTGGAGTTACCGTTACTCAG GTTCGGGATTTCTTTGCTGGGCAACGAACTAGAGTGAGAAAGTTTGTCAGATTGTCTAGAGAGAAAGCTAATACAACTGCCTGCGATTTGATGCATGATGGGATTACCTCCACTTCAAATTTGGATATGCCTGCTGAACCCATTCCTTTAGCCACAGTCGCTGAACCCATTCCTTTAGCCACAGTCGCTGAACCCATTCCTTTAGTCACAGTCGTTCCAACAAGTATTGATGAAGGGCCTTCAAGTTCAAAGAGGCATGAGGATTTACCTGGCCTGGCTGATTCAGAAAAGCATTTTGTTGATAATATATTTGGCTTAATGAGGAAAGAAGAATCATTCTCTGGTCAGGTTAAATTGATACGCTGGATTTTGCGTATAACAAATCCCTCAGTGCTGAATTG GTTCTTAAGTGAAGGGGGGTTGATGATATTGGCAACATGGTTAAGTGAAGCAGCTAAAGAAGAACAGACAAGTGTTTTGTCTGTTATCCTTAAG TTGCTTGATTATCTGCCGGTAAGCAAGGCTCTCCCTGGGCATATGTCTGCTATATTGCAAAGTGTTAATAGGCTGCGATTTTACAGAGTAACAG ACATCTCAAACAGGGCACGGTCTATGTTATCGAAATGGAGCAAGAGGCTGGGAAAGAACCTTTCTTCAAAGAAAAGCAATGGATTGAAATCAGCAAGTGATTTACAGGATGAGATGTTGTTGAAACAGAG CATTAGTGAAGTTATG GGCAATGAGTCGTGGGActtaaaaaaggaaaatact GAAGATGCTTTGAGGTTCATGTGTGAGAATCCTGATTCTCCTAG GAAGCTGGACACTGCTCAGCCTCTAAAAATGCTTACAGCACCAGGAGATGACTCCAATAAAAGGAGAGGTGTTTTTCCACCTC AAACACGAGAACGCCGGAAAGTCCAATTGGTAGAGCATCCGGATCAAAGGGTGGCTGCAAGGAGTCCCCAGGTTGCAAGATCAATGACTGCTACTCAGAGCCGCCCACTCTCGGCTGATGATATACAAAAAGCAAAGATGCGTGCTCATTTTATGCAGAATAAATATGGGAAGACAATTACTTCTGATGAAAAAATAAAGTCTGAAAGTGAGAAACGGAAGTCTGAAAGTGAGAGCAAGTTGACCACAGCTAGTCCAAATGCCAGTTTAGTGACATTAGTTTCTAAAGCCAATGTTCAGAATGAATGTGAGGAACAGACGAAAGTTGATGATTCTTTATCTGAACTTTCTAATCCACATGAAACTTCTTCGAAATTGGAGGAACCTCCTTGGAAAAAGTACAAGAGAATTCAGATCCCATGGAAGATGCCTCCAG AAGTGAAAATCGACGAGACATGGAGTGTTGGC GAAGGTGCTAATAGCAAGGAAGTTGAAGTCCAAAAAAACAGAATTAGACGCGAGAGAGAAGTAGTTTACAGGACAATACAGGAAATTCCATCCAATCCTAGGGAACCCTGGGACCGTGAAATGGACTGTGATGATTCATTAACCCCTGAAATCCCCATTGAGCAACTACCCGACGTTGAAGCCCTAGAAGCACCAGCCGATGATCCTAACCATAGCAATGAAACTGTTGCTCC AGCATCATCTGAGAGTATACACGAGCCAGATTTTGAGCTGCTAGCAGAATTGTTGAAAAACCCAGAATTGGTTTTTGCCTTGACTTCTGGGCAAGCTGGTAATTTATCGAGTGACGAGACCGTGAAACTGCTTGATAGAATCAAAACAAACGGGGTGAGTTCGTTGGCTAATTTAGCAGGAAATGCCAACAATAAGGTTGAAGTTTCCCTGCCATCTCCTACACCTACAAGCGACCCTGTTCCG AATGGAGTGAAGCCCGACTTCTCAAGAAATCCTTTTTCTCGGCAGCAGGGCTTGGCCAACGGGAACGCGTACGAGGTCTCTCTGCAGCAAGGTATGGTTCGGTCTCAGATTCCGGCAACCACGATGTTGACTCCTCAGCCGTCAGCATATGCCCACAAGGTAGTGCCGCCGCCAGCCTCAGTTCAGTTGCCTGAACAGTGGCAGGCACATACGAATCCACAAATGCACCACCTAAATAGGCATAACTCTTCAAACGCACAACATTTCACCTCAGAAATGGCTAACCTCAACCGTGCACGTGGTGCTTCGCCCTCGGCTGTCTGGGGAGACTCCTTGGGTCCCGTCTCGGTCAGCCACGCCACCGAATTCTTCTTTGGGAGCAAGACAGGGTTTTGA